From Lysinibacillus sp. SGAir0095, the proteins below share one genomic window:
- a CDS encoding HAD-IIB family hydrolase, with protein MRLLGSAILATDLDNTLVGHKEKLDQLWLFFKTQKIPISLIYITGRHYDSAMELIEKHKLPRPSILICDVGASIYIGPHLEEDEQWRLITSADWNPELILSVTKQYDKLERQPLPNDYRLSFTIKDDPGYVKEVEEMLKLYCLAFYLMYSSNKDVDILPSHTNKGEALKYVLQKYAPEQFRILVAGDSGNDIDMLRLGLPAVIVGNCQSEIKRYRYLPNVYFAKDSFASGIQEGWSYFYQSAY; from the coding sequence ATGAGACTGTTAGGTAGTGCAATTTTAGCAACCGACTTAGATAATACATTAGTAGGACATAAAGAAAAATTAGATCAGCTCTGGCTATTCTTTAAAACACAGAAAATACCCATTTCACTAATCTATATTACTGGCAGGCACTATGATTCTGCTATGGAGCTCATTGAAAAACACAAACTGCCAAGACCAAGTATTTTAATATGTGATGTAGGTGCATCCATCTATATTGGTCCACATTTAGAAGAAGATGAACAATGGCGATTGATTACTTCTGCAGACTGGAATCCAGAGCTAATTTTAAGCGTAACAAAGCAATACGATAAATTAGAGCGACAGCCTTTACCAAATGATTATCGTCTATCTTTTACTATTAAAGACGATCCCGGATATGTAAAAGAAGTAGAGGAAATGCTAAAGCTTTATTGTTTAGCCTTCTATTTAATGTATAGTTCAAACAAGGATGTTGATATTTTACCCTCCCACACAAATAAGGGAGAAGCTTTAAAATATGTCCTTCAAAAATATGCGCCTGAACAATTCCGGATTTTAGTTGCCGGTGACTCAGGAAACGATATTGATATGCTTCGATTAGGCTTACCAGCAGTGATTGTTGGCAACTGTCAAAGTGAAATTAAACGATATCGATATCTTCCGAATGTCTATTTTGCAAAAGATTCCTTTGCATCTGGTATTCAAGAAGGTTGGAGCTATTTTTATCAATCAGCTTATTAA
- the thrS gene encoding threonine--tRNA ligase, with product MSEIIKLTFPDGAVKEFERGTSTADVAGSISPGLKKQALAGKLNGTLIDLKTPIEEDGAIEIITPKSEEALEILRHSTAHLTAQALKRLYPGIKLGIGPVIEGGFYYDVDAPEPISADDFPKIEKEMKKIISENIEIDRKDVSRDDAQKIYEEVGDEYKLELLEAIPADEQVSIYYQGDFFDLCRGIHVPSTGKLKEFKLLSLAGAYWRGNSDNKMLQRIYGTAFFNKEDLKHHLQMLEEAKERDHRKIGKELELFTLSQTVGQGLPLWLPNGATIRRTVERYIVDKELRLGYKHVYTPVLGSKRLYETSGHWEHYQEDMFPPMEMDNETLVLRPMNCPHHMMVYASSMHSYRELPIRIAELGTMHRYESSGGLSGLQRVRGMTLNDAHIFVRPDQIKEEFKRTVELVLDVYKDFELTDYKFRLSYRDPQDTEKYFDDDAMWEKAQSMLKEAMDELGLAYFEAEGEAAFYGPKLDVQVKTAIGKEETLSTVQLDFLLPERFDLSYVGEDGKPHRPVVIHRGVVSTMERFIAFLIEEYKGAFPTWLAPVQVEIIPVSNEVHFDYAKQVEEKLVAAGIRVEMDYREEKLGYKIREAQMKKIPYMLVLGDKEMEAGDVNIRRYGSKDSEIVSLENFLEMIKAEATK from the coding sequence ATGTCAGAAATTATTAAATTAACTTTCCCAGATGGCGCTGTAAAGGAATTTGAGCGTGGTACTTCAACTGCTGATGTCGCAGGATCAATCAGCCCAGGACTAAAAAAACAAGCACTAGCAGGTAAATTAAACGGGACGTTAATCGATTTAAAAACACCGATTGAAGAAGATGGTGCAATTGAAATTATTACGCCAAAATCAGAGGAAGCGCTAGAAATCTTGCGTCACTCCACTGCACATTTAACTGCACAAGCTTTAAAGCGTTTATATCCAGGTATTAAATTAGGTATAGGACCGGTTATCGAAGGCGGATTCTACTATGACGTAGATGCGCCGGAACCAATTTCAGCTGACGATTTCCCAAAAATCGAAAAAGAGATGAAAAAAATCATTTCAGAGAATATTGAAATTGATCGTAAAGACGTTTCTCGCGATGATGCCCAAAAAATATATGAAGAAGTTGGCGACGAGTATAAATTAGAGCTATTAGAAGCTATTCCAGCTGATGAGCAAGTTTCGATTTATTACCAAGGTGACTTTTTCGACCTTTGCCGCGGAATCCACGTACCATCAACAGGCAAGCTAAAAGAATTTAAATTATTATCTCTAGCTGGAGCTTATTGGAGAGGAAACTCCGATAATAAGATGCTTCAACGTATTTACGGTACAGCATTCTTTAACAAAGAAGATTTAAAGCATCACCTTCAAATGCTTGAAGAAGCAAAAGAACGTGACCACCGTAAAATCGGTAAAGAATTAGAATTATTCACTTTATCTCAAACAGTTGGTCAAGGCTTACCACTTTGGTTGCCAAATGGTGCAACTATTCGTCGTACGGTCGAGCGTTACATTGTAGATAAAGAATTACGTTTAGGCTACAAGCATGTTTATACTCCAGTGCTTGGTTCAAAGCGTTTATACGAAACTTCAGGACACTGGGAGCACTACCAAGAGGATATGTTCCCGCCAATGGAGATGGATAACGAAACTCTAGTGCTTCGCCCAATGAACTGTCCACACCATATGATGGTTTACGCAAGCAGCATGCACTCTTATCGTGAGTTGCCAATCCGTATTGCAGAGCTTGGAACAATGCACCGTTATGAATCTTCAGGTGGTTTATCTGGGTTACAGCGTGTACGCGGCATGACTTTAAACGATGCCCATATCTTTGTTCGTCCTGACCAAATCAAAGAAGAATTCAAACGTACAGTTGAATTGGTGTTGGATGTGTATAAGGATTTCGAATTGACAGATTATAAATTCCGTCTTTCTTACCGTGATCCACAGGATACAGAAAAGTACTTCGATGATGATGCAATGTGGGAAAAAGCACAAAGCATGTTAAAAGAAGCTATGGATGAACTTGGTTTGGCGTACTTTGAAGCAGAAGGGGAAGCTGCATTCTACGGTCCGAAATTAGATGTTCAAGTTAAAACAGCTATCGGTAAAGAAGAGACTTTATCAACAGTGCAGCTCGACTTCTTATTACCTGAACGCTTTGACTTATCCTATGTTGGAGAAGATGGAAAACCGCATAGACCAGTAGTTATTCACCGTGGTGTCGTTTCTACAATGGAACGCTTCATTGCCTTCTTAATAGAAGAATATAAAGGAGCATTCCCGACTTGGCTAGCACCTGTTCAAGTTGAAATCATCCCAGTTTCAAACGAAGTTCACTTCGACTATGCAAAGCAAGTGGAAGAAAAACTTGTTGCAGCAGGTATTCGTGTGGAAATGGATTATCGCGAAGAAAAACTGGGCTACAAAATTCGTGAAGCACAAATGAAGAAAATTCCTTATATGCTAGTATTAGGAGATAAAGAAATGGAAGCTGGCGATGTGAACATTCGTCGTTACGGTTCAAAGGATTCAGAAATAGTTTCTTTAGAAAACTTCTTGGAAATGATTAAAGCTGAAGCAACTAAATAA
- the nrdR gene encoding transcriptional regulator NrdR, with protein sequence MRCPACQFNGTRVVDSRPVDDNKEIRRRRECESCGVRFTTFEKIEETPLIVVKKDGSREEFSREKVLRGLIRACEKRPVSLDTLEGIAMSVEKDLRRIGNSEVRSDDVGEKVMNLLAKEDEVAYVRFASVYRQFKDINVFIAEMKELLQRQSDLKK encoded by the coding sequence ATGAGATGTCCAGCTTGTCAATTTAATGGAACACGGGTTGTCGATTCTAGACCTGTTGATGATAATAAAGAAATTCGACGCCGTCGGGAATGCGAGTCCTGTGGAGTTCGTTTTACTACATTTGAAAAAATTGAAGAAACACCTTTAATCGTTGTTAAAAAAGATGGTTCGAGGGAAGAATTTAGTCGAGAAAAAGTATTGCGCGGCCTTATTAGAGCTTGTGAAAAACGCCCAGTATCCTTAGATACTTTGGAAGGAATTGCTATGTCTGTAGAAAAGGATTTACGAAGAATCGGCAATTCTGAAGTGCGTTCTGATGATGTGGGTGAAAAGGTTATGAATTTACTGGCCAAAGAAGACGAAGTAGCCTACGTTCGTTTTGCATCCGTATATCGCCAATTTAAAGATATAAATGTGTTTATTGCAGAGATGAAAGAGCTGCTTCAACGACAATCAGATTTAAAAAAATAA
- the mutM gene encoding bifunctional DNA-formamidopyrimidine glycosylase/DNA-(apurinic or apyrimidinic site) lyase: MPELPEVEGVVRALVPAVEGKTITKVELSKTIYSSFGLGKQCIVKNIEPHLFEEVMQGMNIQQITRRSKYIYFHIEKNEEKFLFVNHLGMSGAWFVVKSLSDITEEKFRKHVHAIFTLDSGEQLVYSDIRRFGELRFIKKLEEHPPLLLMAPEPFETDAYDFFIEKCELPKYQNKPIKEVIMDGQVISGCGNIYATEALFKMGIHPSRKTKRISSKRKLELFEAIRTILQESIEMGGSTISDYRNINGEAGGMQNRLKMYGKKFCPQCNTATKSLVIGGRTSVYCPKCQH, from the coding sequence ATGCCTGAATTACCAGAGGTAGAAGGTGTTGTTCGGGCACTCGTGCCTGCAGTTGAAGGAAAGACCATCACGAAGGTGGAACTATCTAAAACGATATACAGCTCCTTTGGTCTAGGCAAGCAATGCATTGTCAAGAATATAGAGCCGCACCTTTTTGAAGAAGTAATGCAAGGAATGAATATTCAGCAGATTACACGTCGGTCAAAGTATATTTATTTTCATATAGAAAAAAATGAAGAAAAGTTTCTTTTCGTCAATCATTTAGGGATGTCCGGTGCATGGTTTGTTGTGAAAAGCTTAAGTGATATTACAGAAGAAAAGTTTCGTAAGCATGTACATGCAATTTTTACTTTAGATTCTGGAGAGCAATTAGTTTATTCAGATATACGACGATTTGGAGAGCTTCGTTTTATTAAAAAGCTTGAGGAGCATCCGCCTCTTCTTCTAATGGCACCGGAGCCTTTTGAAACGGATGCATATGATTTCTTTATAGAAAAATGCGAGTTGCCAAAATATCAGAACAAGCCTATTAAAGAAGTAATCATGGACGGACAAGTCATTTCAGGCTGCGGGAATATTTATGCTACAGAAGCTTTGTTTAAAATGGGCATCCATCCTTCAAGGAAAACAAAACGCATCAGTAGCAAGCGAAAACTTGAATTATTTGAAGCCATTCGAACTATTCTACAGGAAAGTATTGAGATGGGTGGTTCTACAATCTCGGATTACCGCAATATAAACGGAGAAGCTGGTGGGATGCAAAACCGTTTAAAAATGTATGGCAAGAAGTTTTGCCCTCAATGTAATACAGCTACAAAATCATTAGTAATCGGCGGGCGTACTTCGGTGTATTGTCCGAAATGTCAGCATTAA
- the coaE gene encoding dephospho-CoA kinase (Dephospho-CoA kinase (CoaE) performs the final step in coenzyme A biosynthesis.), with protein MIIGLTGSIASGKSTVAKMLKEYGLPIVDADIVARLVVEPGTPTLKRIVATFGEEALTEDGAMNRQKIGSIIFNNEEKRKELNSIIHPAIRQEMLRQRDEHIENGSKTVIMDIPLLFESKLQHFVEKILVVSVSEEIQLNRLMERNQLTEEDAKARIQSQLPLHVKEQGADAVINNNGTIEETDKQLETILRKWNVI; from the coding sequence ATGATTATTGGTTTAACAGGTAGTATTGCAAGCGGAAAAAGTACCGTTGCTAAAATGCTGAAAGAATATGGTCTTCCGATTGTCGATGCAGATATAGTAGCACGACTTGTGGTGGAACCAGGAACTCCAACTTTAAAAAGAATTGTAGCGACATTTGGTGAGGAAGCTTTAACTGAAGATGGAGCTATGAATCGTCAAAAAATCGGTTCCATTATTTTTAACAATGAAGAAAAAAGAAAAGAGTTAAACAGTATCATTCATCCAGCTATACGACAAGAAATGCTTCGTCAACGTGACGAGCATATTGAAAATGGGTCAAAAACAGTGATTATGGATATCCCATTATTGTTTGAGAGTAAACTTCAGCATTTTGTAGAGAAAATATTAGTCGTGTCCGTATCGGAAGAAATACAATTGAATCGTCTAATGGAACGAAATCAATTGACTGAAGAGGATGCTAAAGCACGAATCCAATCACAATTACCACTCCATGTGAAAGAACAAGGAGCAGATGCTGTTATTAATAACAATGGAACGATTGAAGAAACTGACAAGCAATTAGAAACGATCTTACGTAAATGGAATGTTATTTAG
- the infC gene encoding translation initiation factor IF-3, protein MYVNEGIRARELRLIDHNGDQLGVKSRNEALEIAARVNLDLVLVAPQAKPPVARIMDYGKFKFEQQKKDREIRKNQKVINMKEVRLSPTIDEHDFQTKLRNAIKFLEKGDKVKCSLRFKGRAITHKEIGQRVLDRFAEACAEVATVEQKPKMEGRSMFLVLQPKNEK, encoded by the coding sequence ATGTATGTAAACGAAGGCATTCGCGCGCGTGAACTTCGTCTAATCGATCATAATGGTGATCAGCTAGGAGTTAAATCTCGTAACGAAGCGTTAGAAATCGCCGCTCGTGTAAACTTGGATCTTGTCCTTGTGGCCCCTCAAGCTAAGCCACCAGTCGCTCGTATTATGGACTATGGTAAGTTTAAGTTTGAACAGCAAAAGAAAGATCGTGAAATTCGTAAAAATCAAAAAGTTATCAACATGAAGGAAGTTCGTTTAAGTCCAACAATTGATGAACATGATTTCCAAACGAAATTACGTAATGCGATCAAATTCCTAGAGAAAGGCGACAAAGTAAAATGTTCTTTACGTTTTAAAGGTCGTGCTATTACTCATAAGGAAATTGGGCAACGTGTATTAGATCGCTTTGCTGAAGCTTGTGCTGAAGTTGCAACGGTTGAACAAAAACCGAAGATGGAAGGCAGAAGCATGTTCTTAGTTCTTCAACCAAAGAACGAGAAATAG
- a CDS encoding glyceraldehyde-3-phosphate dehydrogenase, translating to MTVSIAINGFGRIGRMVFRQAIVQDELNIVAINASYPSETLAHLIKYDTNHGRFEGTVEAEQNALIVNGKRVQLISERDPLQLPWKQLGVDVVIEATGKFNDREKAAMHLEAGAKKVILTAPGKNEDITLVIGVNDELLDIDKHDVISNASCTTNCLAPVAKVLNDTFGIENGLMTTVHAYTNDQKNLDNPHKDLRRARACAESIIPTSTGAAKALSLVLPELKGKLHGMALRVPTSNVSLVDLVVDLKKDVTVEEVNNAFKTASEGPLKGILNFTMEPLVSTDYNTTTYSSTIDGQLTMVMGTRKVKVLAWYDNEWGYSARVVDLTKKIVKALEAVTA from the coding sequence ATGACAGTTTCTATAGCTATTAATGGGTTTGGCCGTATCGGACGAATGGTTTTCCGCCAAGCAATTGTTCAAGATGAATTAAATATTGTTGCAATAAATGCAAGTTATCCATCAGAAACCTTAGCACATTTAATTAAGTATGACACAAATCATGGTCGATTTGAAGGAACAGTTGAAGCAGAACAGAACGCTTTGATTGTAAATGGTAAACGAGTTCAATTAATTAGTGAACGTGATCCATTGCAATTACCATGGAAACAATTAGGTGTTGATGTTGTAATTGAAGCTACAGGAAAATTTAATGATCGTGAAAAAGCAGCAATGCACTTAGAGGCTGGTGCAAAAAAAGTTATTTTGACTGCTCCAGGAAAAAATGAAGATATCACACTTGTTATTGGTGTAAATGATGAGTTGTTGGATATTGATAAGCACGATGTGATTTCGAATGCATCTTGTACAACGAACTGTCTAGCTCCTGTAGCAAAAGTGTTAAACGATACATTTGGTATTGAGAATGGTTTAATGACAACTGTTCACGCATATACAAATGACCAAAAGAACCTAGATAATCCACATAAGGATTTACGTCGTGCTCGTGCTTGTGCAGAAAGCATCATCCCAACTTCAACAGGTGCTGCTAAAGCATTATCACTAGTATTACCTGAATTAAAAGGTAAATTGCACGGAATGGCATTACGTGTTCCAACTTCAAACGTATCACTGGTAGATCTTGTTGTTGATCTTAAAAAAGATGTCACTGTTGAAGAAGTAAATAATGCATTCAAGACTGCAAGTGAAGGTCCATTAAAAGGAATTTTAAACTTCACAATGGAACCATTAGTTTCAACTGATTACAACACAACAACGTATTCTTCTACAATTGATGGTCAGTTAACGATGGTTATGGGTACTCGCAAAGTGAAAGTACTTGCTTGGTACGACAATGAGTGGGGTTACTCTGCTCGTGTAGTTGACTTAACTAAGAAAATTGTTAAAGCTTTAGAAGCAGTTACTGCATAA
- a CDS encoding glycosyltransferase, which produces MNQRKVLFISDHGDPLAPLGSKQAGGQNNYVRQLALSLEEIGYAVDVVTHWCLEDAPQIENFGKASRVIRLEAGKKGFVDKNELFNLLPIFYEEMKQNIDISQYELLHTHYWLSGVLGLQIKKEFQLPWFHTNHSLGIAKQLGTGFKDNRRLFYEDKILSEVDQIIATTPNEKQLIQDTVTNPATINVVPIGVAETYHHLYEKPYEFGNYFLFVGRLEESKGIFVLLQSFRELVEKKKISKDIKLLIAGGTKSNVDVKNLYPNDPKLRQAIKGLENRIKFLGPKNEKELATLFKNAVATVVPSYYESFGMVAAEAQACGCPVIASKVGGLKDIVIPGKTGLHVTKGNISKLAESMYLLLSKPQIVQELKNNARKFAQREFKWQHIAKKIKHLYEVTLYETVR; this is translated from the coding sequence ATGAATCAAAGAAAAGTACTATTTATCTCGGATCATGGGGATCCATTAGCTCCACTTGGCAGTAAACAAGCCGGTGGGCAAAACAATTATGTTCGTCAATTGGCATTATCCTTAGAAGAAATCGGATATGCAGTGGACGTGGTTACACATTGGTGTCTAGAAGATGCTCCCCAAATTGAAAACTTCGGAAAAGCAAGTCGAGTTATTCGTTTAGAAGCTGGCAAAAAAGGGTTTGTCGATAAAAATGAATTATTTAATCTACTTCCAATTTTCTATGAAGAAATGAAACAAAACATAGATATTTCACAATATGAGCTTCTCCATACCCACTATTGGTTATCAGGTGTACTTGGCTTACAAATAAAAAAAGAATTCCAGCTACCATGGTTTCATACAAATCATTCTTTAGGAATTGCCAAACAATTAGGAACTGGCTTCAAGGACAACAGACGTCTATTTTACGAAGACAAAATTTTGTCAGAAGTCGATCAAATCATCGCTACCACTCCAAACGAGAAGCAATTAATACAGGATACCGTCACAAATCCTGCAACCATTAACGTTGTGCCTATCGGAGTTGCAGAAACATACCATCATTTATATGAAAAACCCTATGAATTCGGTAACTATTTTTTATTTGTCGGACGTTTAGAGGAATCAAAAGGAATTTTTGTACTCCTACAATCATTCCGCGAGTTGGTGGAGAAAAAGAAAATTTCAAAAGATATAAAACTGCTGATCGCAGGTGGTACAAAATCCAATGTAGATGTAAAAAATCTCTATCCAAACGATCCAAAATTAAGACAAGCAATCAAAGGGCTTGAAAATCGCATTAAATTTTTAGGTCCAAAAAATGAAAAAGAACTCGCCACACTCTTTAAAAATGCTGTTGCTACCGTTGTTCCTTCCTATTACGAATCCTTTGGTATGGTAGCCGCTGAAGCACAGGCATGTGGATGCCCTGTCATCGCTTCAAAAGTAGGCGGCCTAAAGGATATTGTTATTCCAGGTAAAACTGGTTTACATGTTACAAAAGGAAATATCTCGAAATTAGCCGAATCGATGTATCTTTTATTATCTAAACCCCAGATCGTTCAAGAGTTGAAAAATAATGCCCGTAAATTTGCACAGCGTGAATTTAAATGGCAACATATTGCAAAAAAAATCAAACATCTTTATGAGGTGACTTTATATGAGACTGTTAGGTAG
- the dnaI gene encoding primosomal protein DnaI, with product MPSFQERYEKLRREILENAQVQKFLEENDQLVNKDMVERGLTTLNEYISQNSSCCGCDNTDNCTNYLNGFIPKLSIIRNSIEIEYFKCEQKLIEEERRESAKMISSMYMPKDVLRARVKDLLNNDSQMDVAELATKFIKRVKETGVLPSKGLYIYGPFGVGKSFVLGAIANELASLKIRSVVVFVPEFLSEMKQAISDNTLSDKVDFVKKAPVLMLDDLGAETLSTWTRDEILGTILHYRMAEELPTFITSNFDYDGLENHLANSQKGGVEVVKAARIMERIRSTTTPIQMEGTNRRI from the coding sequence ATGCCATCTTTTCAAGAACGATATGAAAAGTTGAGACGTGAAATTTTAGAAAACGCACAAGTTCAAAAGTTCTTAGAAGAAAATGACCAACTTGTCAATAAAGACATGGTCGAGCGTGGGTTGACCACACTGAATGAATATATTAGTCAGAATTCTAGTTGCTGCGGATGCGATAATACGGATAACTGTACAAACTATTTAAATGGATTTATCCCAAAGCTATCCATCATTCGTAATTCAATTGAAATTGAATATTTCAAATGTGAACAAAAGCTGATTGAGGAAGAAAGACGCGAATCGGCAAAAATGATTTCAAGTATGTACATGCCAAAAGATGTATTACGAGCTAGGGTAAAAGATTTATTAAATAATGATTCGCAAATGGATGTAGCTGAGCTTGCAACGAAGTTTATCAAAAGAGTAAAGGAAACTGGCGTGTTGCCTTCGAAGGGTCTTTATATTTATGGTCCATTTGGTGTCGGGAAATCCTTTGTACTTGGTGCGATTGCAAATGAACTGGCTAGTTTAAAAATACGATCAGTTGTTGTTTTCGTTCCTGAATTTTTGAGTGAAATGAAGCAAGCTATCTCAGATAACACACTTTCCGATAAGGTTGATTTTGTTAAAAAAGCGCCTGTGTTAATGCTGGATGACCTTGGTGCAGAAACTTTATCAACCTGGACTCGCGATGAAATTTTAGGAACAATCCTCCATTATCGTATGGCAGAAGAGTTGCCGACTTTTATCACTTCTAATTTTGATTATGATGGGTTGGAGAATCATTTGGCTAATTCACAAAAAGGCGGAGTAGAAGTAGTAAAAGCTGCACGAATTATGGAACGCATTAGATCAACTACCACACCGATTCAAATGGAGGGGACAAATCGAAGAATTTAA
- a CDS encoding replication initiation and membrane attachment family protein, with protein sequence MVPLYKEVQPTDHFEISLPHFLSTNERQLLTLFYQPLTGPEPISLYLTLWAEGEDLHNNNPMSHYYLMNVLNMSIGKIFEARIALEAIGLLRTWRKDEEDSRRFIYELSRPLDAPAFFQDPLLSMFLFSKIGEQAYRKLRRRFTRTINKDSFKEVSRSFMDVYKPVHMNVPKDISEIAEGKKQDYPFYFEQFDFNLLMSGLSENLIPASSITAEVKEVIAKLAFLYHLSPLDMQKVVILALDDNMQISNDRLKKAAADYYKLTVSKDAPKMEKTFIQSEIQQVPLKASKEQELQIYLETTPPLQVLRDINNGKEPLPSSVELAEDLIVKHGMPIGVVNVLLEYVMLTTDMKLPRKYVERIADHWMRKNLKTAKEAMDLARTERDQYTKWKNENDNKVQNTKSSGTGYKNQSRQSKEIIPEWFYKRNKQEESNLPDIEKQKSTEERRKKILEALGQSDGEVN encoded by the coding sequence ATGGTTCCTTTGTATAAGGAAGTACAGCCTACGGATCATTTTGAAATAAGTCTCCCTCATTTTCTATCAACTAATGAACGTCAATTACTAACATTGTTCTATCAACCCTTGACTGGCCCAGAACCAATTAGTCTTTATTTAACATTGTGGGCAGAAGGGGAAGATCTACATAATAATAATCCAATGTCCCATTATTATTTAATGAACGTATTAAATATGTCCATTGGTAAAATTTTTGAAGCGAGAATTGCCCTTGAGGCCATAGGGTTACTTCGTACTTGGCGAAAGGATGAAGAAGATAGCCGGCGTTTTATTTATGAATTAAGTCGTCCTCTAGATGCACCGGCTTTTTTCCAAGATCCACTACTTTCGATGTTCTTGTTTTCAAAGATAGGGGAACAGGCATATCGTAAGTTGCGAAGACGTTTTACAAGAACTATTAATAAGGATTCCTTTAAAGAGGTTTCCCGTTCGTTTATGGATGTGTACAAGCCTGTACACATGAATGTACCAAAGGATATTTCAGAGATAGCAGAAGGCAAGAAACAGGATTATCCCTTTTACTTTGAACAATTTGATTTTAATTTGTTAATGTCAGGGTTATCGGAAAACCTGATACCTGCAAGTAGCATTACTGCTGAGGTAAAGGAAGTCATTGCAAAACTTGCATTTCTATATCATCTATCGCCTCTGGACATGCAAAAAGTAGTCATCTTAGCGCTTGATGATAATATGCAAATTTCGAATGACCGTTTAAAGAAAGCGGCCGCCGATTATTATAAATTAACTGTCTCAAAGGATGCTCCAAAAATGGAAAAAACGTTTATTCAAAGTGAAATCCAACAAGTTCCGCTAAAAGCATCCAAGGAGCAAGAGCTTCAAATCTATCTCGAAACTACGCCACCGCTTCAGGTGTTAAGAGACATAAATAATGGAAAAGAACCCTTGCCATCTTCAGTTGAACTAGCAGAGGATCTGATAGTGAAGCATGGTATGCCTATTGGTGTAGTAAATGTTCTTTTGGAATATGTCATGCTTACAACGGATATGAAGCTACCTCGAAAATATGTAGAAAGAATTGCCGACCATTGGATGAGGAAAAACTTAAAGACAGCAAAAGAGGCAATGGACTTAGCACGAACTGAAAGAGATCAGTATACTAAGTGGAAAAATGAAAATGACAACAAAGTGCAAAATACAAAATCAAGTGGTACTGGCTATAAAAATCAGTCTAGACAAAGTAAAGAAATAATTCCTGAATGGTTTTATAAACGAAATAAACAAGAAGAATCCAATCTGCCTGATATTGAAAAACAGAAGTCAACAGAAGAAAGGCGTAAAAAGATTCTAGAAGCTTTAGGGCAATCGGATGGAGAGGTGAACTAA